A window of the Halostagnicola kamekurae genome harbors these coding sequences:
- a CDS encoding family 4 glycosyl hydrolase yields MHQLEERSSSQSQQSVKVGYIGDGSLGWAHTLINDLLQCDDLVGSVALYDVDYDATQQNAELANGLVDRPETIGDWFVTRPVSSSTWRCP; encoded by the coding sequence ATGCATCAACTCGAGGAGCGGTCCTCATCGCAGTCCCAACAGTCGGTGAAAGTCGGGTATATCGGCGACGGCAGCCTCGGCTGGGCGCACACGCTCATCAACGACCTCCTGCAGTGTGACGACCTCGTCGGGTCGGTGGCGCTTTACGACGTCGACTACGATGCCACCCAGCAGAACGCCGAACTCGCGAATGGACTCGTCGATCGACCGGAGACGATCGGCGACTGGTTCGTAACGAGACCGGTCTCGTCGTCGACGTGGCGCTGCCCGTAG
- the rdfA gene encoding rod-determining factor RdfA, whose product MTESNSATDSNRSCGCKLGRISNEYGLSGLDDELVALWTGEADEQYSTRKLATYVNELVLEAAFEEAGVTAKEGEVENTYRLLTDDDVTSGTQVQTRNELERDGVPVEQVESDFISHQTVYNHLTKCLEASLETPSDEERLERSREKLGSLQNRTAAVTADTVAHLERNDIVDIGEYNVSVGITVTCEDCFEEFTVRELLENRSCSCGGIDT is encoded by the coding sequence GTGACTGAATCAAACTCAGCGACGGACTCGAATCGCTCCTGTGGCTGTAAACTCGGCCGAATCAGTAACGAGTACGGACTTTCGGGACTCGACGACGAACTCGTCGCGCTCTGGACGGGTGAAGCGGACGAACAGTACAGCACGCGAAAGTTAGCGACGTACGTGAACGAACTCGTCCTCGAGGCGGCCTTCGAGGAGGCCGGCGTCACCGCCAAGGAAGGCGAAGTCGAGAATACGTATCGGCTGCTCACCGACGACGACGTGACCAGCGGGACGCAAGTCCAGACGCGCAACGAACTCGAGCGCGACGGCGTCCCCGTCGAGCAGGTCGAGTCAGACTTCATCTCCCACCAGACCGTCTACAACCACCTCACCAAGTGCCTCGAGGCGTCCCTCGAGACGCCGAGCGACGAAGAGCGTCTCGAACGGAGCCGCGAAAAACTCGGCTCGCTCCAGAACCGAACGGCCGCGGTCACTGCAGATACAGTCGCTCACCTCGAGCGAAACGATATCGTCGATATCGGCGAGTACAACGTTTCCGTTGGCATCACCGTGACGTGTGAGGATTGCTTCGAAGAGTTCACCGTCAGAGAGCTCCTCGAAAATAGATCCTGTAGTTGTGGGGGGATAGACACGTAG
- a CDS encoding archaea-specific SMC-related protein has product MESELEAKKETVPTTATLTVDNIGGIDTAEVTFQEGVTVLSGRNATNRTSLLQAVMAALGSDQVSLKADAEEGHAELEFGDERYRRKLTRQNGTIITDGDPYLEDPDIADLFAFLLESNEARRAVARGDDLRELIMRPVDTAAIQAEIEQCEQRKRSIDEQLEELDDLEQRLPDLEAKRKRVTDEIEDLEDELAEAQAELDEANVDVEERREEQSELETKLDELRDTRSELERTRDRIETERESIDALEDEREEVQQKLESLSAGDDADVSRLEAEIETLQEEKAELSKEISQLQSTIQFNEQLLEEPDSVLVDANEPADDADDGAITDQLLEDSETVTCWTCGSSVAREQIETTIEQLRDAREDRIQERTEINNDLEERRETVSTINESRSEYQRTQRRLDSIDDEIDSRSETIDDLTDERETLTDEIDELETEIDELETEDYSGVLDQHKEVNQLEFKLERKERERDEIDDEISSIEDRLENREDLEERREDVTDELTDLRTRIEQIEENAVGAFNEHMENLLDTLEYGNLDRIWIARTTREAREGRRKVTKSSFDLKIVRSTDSGAAYEDSIEHLSESEREVTGLVFALAGYLVHDVYETVPFMLLDSLEAIDSDRIASVLEYFESYVPYLIVALLEEDAQAVETEHERISEI; this is encoded by the coding sequence ATGGAAAGTGAACTAGAGGCGAAAAAAGAGACAGTTCCGACGACTGCGACGTTGACTGTCGACAATATCGGCGGTATCGACACTGCGGAAGTTACCTTCCAGGAGGGCGTGACCGTCCTCTCGGGGCGCAACGCCACGAACCGAACGTCGCTTCTCCAGGCGGTCATGGCCGCACTTGGCAGCGATCAGGTAAGTCTCAAAGCCGACGCCGAGGAGGGACACGCCGAACTCGAGTTCGGCGACGAACGCTACCGCCGAAAGCTCACGCGCCAGAACGGGACCATCATCACCGACGGCGATCCGTATCTCGAAGATCCGGATATCGCAGACCTATTCGCATTCTTACTCGAATCGAACGAGGCGCGTCGCGCCGTCGCGCGCGGCGACGATCTGCGCGAACTCATCATGCGGCCGGTCGATACGGCCGCCATCCAGGCCGAGATCGAACAGTGCGAGCAGCGCAAACGATCGATCGACGAGCAACTCGAGGAGTTAGACGACCTCGAACAGCGCCTGCCCGACCTCGAAGCCAAGCGCAAACGCGTCACCGACGAGATCGAGGACCTCGAGGACGAACTCGCCGAAGCACAGGCGGAACTCGACGAGGCCAACGTCGACGTCGAGGAGCGCCGGGAAGAACAGTCCGAACTCGAGACCAAACTCGACGAACTCCGCGACACCCGCTCGGAACTCGAGCGCACACGGGACCGGATCGAGACCGAACGCGAGAGCATCGACGCCCTCGAAGACGAACGCGAGGAGGTCCAGCAGAAACTCGAGTCGCTGTCGGCCGGCGACGACGCCGACGTGAGCCGCCTGGAAGCCGAAATCGAAACGCTGCAGGAAGAAAAAGCGGAGCTTTCGAAGGAGATTTCCCAGCTCCAGAGCACCATCCAGTTCAACGAACAACTGCTCGAGGAGCCCGACTCCGTGCTCGTCGACGCGAACGAGCCGGCTGACGACGCAGACGACGGGGCGATCACCGATCAGTTGCTCGAGGACTCGGAGACGGTCACCTGCTGGACCTGTGGCTCCTCGGTGGCCCGCGAGCAGATCGAGACGACGATCGAACAGCTCCGGGACGCGCGGGAAGACCGAATCCAGGAGCGCACCGAGATCAACAATGACCTCGAAGAGCGCCGGGAAACGGTCTCGACCATCAACGAGAGCCGAAGCGAGTACCAGCGGACCCAGCGTCGCCTCGACTCGATCGACGACGAGATCGACTCCCGCAGCGAGACGATCGACGATCTGACCGACGAACGGGAGACACTCACCGACGAGATCGACGAACTCGAGACCGAAATCGACGAGCTCGAGACCGAAGACTACAGCGGCGTGCTCGACCAGCACAAGGAGGTAAACCAGCTCGAGTTCAAACTCGAGCGCAAAGAGCGCGAGCGCGACGAGATCGACGACGAGATCAGCTCGATCGAAGATCGCCTCGAGAACCGCGAGGACCTCGAGGAGCGCCGCGAGGACGTCACCGACGAACTGACGGATCTGCGGACGCGGATCGAACAGATCGAGGAGAACGCGGTCGGCGCGTTCAACGAACACATGGAGAACCTGCTCGACACCCTCGAGTACGGTAACCTCGACCGAATCTGGATCGCTCGGACGACCCGGGAGGCACGCGAGGGCCGCCGGAAGGTCACGAAGTCGTCGTTCGATCTCAAAATCGTGCGCAGCACCGACAGCGGGGCGGCCTACGAGGACTCGATCGAACACCTGAGCGAGAGCGAACGCGAGGTGACCGGACTCGTCTTCGCGCTCGCGGGCTATCTCGTCCACGACGTCTACGAGACGGTGCCGTTCATGCTGCTCGATTCGCTCGAGGCGATCGACTCAGATCGGATCGCCTCGGTCCTCGAGTACTTCGAGTCCTACGTGCCCTACCTCATCGTCGCGCTGCTCGAGGAGGACGCACAGGCCGTCGAAACCGAGCACGAACGGATCTCCGAAATCTAG
- a CDS encoding IclR family transcriptional regulator, which produces MDRLGLPEVTDKTITDRSALKDQLEEIRERGYAIDDEERVIGMRCVAAPICDENDRPIGAISVSGPTNRFDDDIFKAEIPKNVLSTANVIEVNMTYS; this is translated from the coding sequence ATGGACCGTCTCGGTCTCCCGGAAGTGACCGACAAGACGATTACAGACCGCAGTGCGCTCAAAGACCAACTCGAGGAGATTCGCGAGCGCGGATACGCGATCGACGACGAGGAGCGCGTGATCGGCATGCGCTGTGTTGCCGCACCCATCTGTGACGAGAACGACCGCCCCATCGGCGCAATCAGCGTTTCGGGTCCGACGAACAGATTCGACGACGACATCTTCAAAGCGGAAATCCCGAAGAACGTCCTCAGCACCGCGAACGTCATCGAAGTGAACATGACGTACTCGTAG
- a CDS encoding DUF7513 family protein translates to MSLLSKYLAGWQFRSTTPTFDVGDEISVFIAETNGDGDGHAYVGDTHLVVEDAGPETVEKRVRARVTEFDESTATGRGEFLEVAGESSYSQ, encoded by the coding sequence ATGAGTCTCCTCAGCAAGTACCTCGCGGGGTGGCAGTTCCGGAGCACGACCCCGACGTTCGACGTCGGCGACGAGATCTCCGTGTTCATCGCCGAGACGAACGGCGACGGGGACGGACACGCCTACGTCGGCGACACCCACCTCGTCGTCGAGGACGCGGGCCCCGAAACCGTCGAGAAACGCGTTCGCGCACGCGTCACCGAGTTCGACGAGTCGACCGCGACCGGTCGCGGCGAGTTCCTCGAGGTCGCCGGCGAGAGTTCCTACAGTCAGTAG
- a CDS encoding Na+/H+ antiporter NhaC family protein, with product MSNTDDDSPAESPEDSFVQGVDEDEPRISFYGGRGMSAFPIAFFIVWAIFQTALWRVSSEGGLIVGILIGLIAGMFFVRGDWASYANTIFEGMTQPVAVTAIVAWIWAGMFAQLLQDGGFVGGLVWLAEITGISGALFPAVTFVLAALFTTGIGTGYGATVAFVTLFFPAGLLLGANPVLTFGAILSGAIFGDNLAPVSDTTIVSAVTQDSDIGGVVASRFKYVLIAAVVAFVGYLVAGSSMAGLDIGMNATAILAEESETIGLVHVISMAVVIGTAVAGRHIVEAISWGIVTAIVANLALGLMSVGEIVTFNAPPDAPAAEPLSALPVLTIVDDPDSVGVTGSLLAGASGFFELAILVLLIIAAAQIMIRGGAFDAILEWSIDNLATNVRNAELTMVGSAALINAIITINTAAEIAIGPYIAKIGERFNLNGYRRANILDGQTAALGYIFPWSGGVLAGYSEMQGLPATYDWLEQGMLVTPIDVVPFVFQGWVLVAVFVVAAITGFGREYVTDRESSGVARV from the coding sequence GTGAGCAACACCGATGACGATTCGCCAGCCGAGAGCCCGGAAGACTCGTTCGTACAGGGGGTCGACGAGGACGAACCGCGAATCTCGTTCTACGGCGGCCGCGGAATGAGCGCGTTTCCGATCGCGTTTTTCATCGTCTGGGCGATCTTCCAGACCGCGCTCTGGCGGGTCTCGAGCGAGGGGGGACTGATCGTCGGCATCCTGATCGGGCTCATCGCCGGGATGTTCTTCGTTCGCGGGGACTGGGCGTCCTACGCGAACACCATCTTCGAGGGGATGACCCAGCCGGTCGCCGTGACCGCCATCGTCGCGTGGATCTGGGCCGGGATGTTCGCGCAGTTGTTACAGGACGGAGGCTTCGTCGGCGGACTGGTCTGGCTCGCCGAGATCACCGGGATCAGTGGCGCGTTGTTCCCCGCCGTGACGTTCGTCCTGGCAGCCCTGTTCACCACGGGGATCGGAACGGGCTACGGGGCGACAGTCGCGTTCGTGACGCTGTTTTTCCCCGCCGGCCTGCTGCTCGGTGCGAATCCCGTCCTCACGTTCGGCGCGATCCTCTCCGGTGCGATCTTCGGCGACAACCTCGCGCCCGTCAGCGACACGACGATCGTGAGCGCGGTCACCCAGGATTCTGACATCGGGGGCGTCGTCGCCTCCCGGTTCAAGTACGTCCTCATCGCTGCCGTCGTCGCGTTCGTCGGCTATCTCGTGGCCGGATCGTCGATGGCTGGCCTCGATATCGGCATGAACGCGACGGCGATACTCGCCGAAGAGAGCGAGACCATCGGTCTGGTTCACGTGATCTCGATGGCCGTCGTCATCGGGACCGCCGTCGCGGGTCGCCACATCGTCGAGGCGATCTCCTGGGGGATCGTCACCGCCATCGTCGCCAACCTCGCGCTCGGCCTGATGTCGGTCGGCGAAATCGTGACGTTCAACGCGCCGCCGGACGCACCCGCCGCCGAACCCCTCTCGGCGCTGCCCGTCCTGACGATCGTCGACGATCCGGATTCGGTCGGCGTCACCGGCAGTTTGCTCGCCGGCGCGTCGGGGTTCTTCGAACTCGCGATCCTCGTGTTGTTGATCATCGCGGCGGCCCAGATCATGATCCGCGGCGGCGCGTTCGACGCCATACTCGAGTGGTCGATCGACAACCTGGCGACGAACGTCCGCAACGCCGAACTGACGATGGTCGGCTCCGCGGCGCTCATAAACGCCATCATCACGATCAATACGGCCGCCGAGATCGCGATCGGACCGTACATCGCGAAAATCGGCGAGCGGTTCAACCTCAACGGCTACCGGCGGGCGAACATCCTGGACGGCCAGACCGCCGCGCTCGGGTACATCTTCCCCTGGTCAGGCGGCGTACTGGCCGGCTACTCGGAGATGCAGGGGCTCCCGGCTACTTACGATTGGCTCGAACAGGGGATGCTCGTCACGCCGATCGACGTCGTTCCGTTCGTCTTTCAGGGTTGGGTGCTCGTGGCGGTGTTCGTCGTCGCGGCGATAACAGGCTTCGGACGCGAGTACGTCACCGACCGCGAGAGTTCGGGGGTGGCTCGAGTATGA
- a CDS encoding pyridoxal-phosphate-dependent aminotransferase family protein: MRFTPGPTTVPPSVRDAMASEQPNPDIESAFADRYDATCRKLAEIYGTANDVVVLGGEGILGLEAAITSLVAPGDRVLCVSNGLYGDGFAEFVDAADGDATLVSAPYDEAYDVAAVEEALEDAAEAGEPFEVATMVHCETPTGTLNDLEPVLDLLSKHGVLSVVDAVSSLGGTPVPSDRIDVCLGASQKCFSAPPGLTTAAISDRAWDRMESRDPSSLYTNFLPWRDVSDGFPYTHLSANVAALETALDRILEEGLERVYERHERAAERCRKRGAELGLSCYGDPDRQSPTVTAFHLPGQAKRIQQRVADESDVVLSTGLGDLADDILRLGHMGYNAEVDKVDRAMDAVGAALE, translated from the coding sequence ATGAGATTCACGCCGGGCCCGACGACAGTCCCGCCGTCGGTCAGGGACGCGATGGCGAGCGAACAACCGAACCCAGATATCGAATCCGCGTTCGCCGATCGGTACGACGCGACCTGTCGCAAGCTCGCAGAAATCTACGGAACCGCGAACGACGTCGTCGTTCTCGGCGGGGAAGGGATCCTCGGCCTCGAGGCGGCGATCACCTCCCTGGTCGCTCCCGGGGACCGGGTGCTCTGCGTTTCGAACGGGCTCTACGGCGACGGCTTCGCGGAGTTCGTCGATGCAGCCGACGGCGACGCGACGCTCGTTTCCGCGCCGTACGACGAGGCCTACGACGTAGCCGCCGTCGAAGAAGCGCTCGAGGACGCCGCTGAAGCCGGAGAGCCCTTCGAGGTCGCGACGATGGTTCACTGCGAGACGCCGACTGGAACGCTCAACGACCTCGAGCCGGTTCTCGACCTACTCTCGAAGCACGGCGTACTGAGCGTCGTCGACGCCGTCTCGTCGCTCGGGGGCACGCCGGTTCCGAGCGATCGCATCGACGTCTGTCTCGGGGCCTCCCAGAAGTGTTTCAGCGCGCCGCCGGGGCTGACGACGGCGGCGATCAGCGACCGCGCCTGGGACCGGATGGAATCGCGTGATCCCTCGTCGCTGTACACGAACTTCCTCCCCTGGCGGGACGTCTCCGACGGCTTTCCGTACACGCACCTGAGCGCGAACGTGGCCGCGCTCGAGACCGCGCTCGATCGGATCCTCGAGGAGGGCCTCGAACGCGTCTACGAGCGCCACGAGAGAGCCGCCGAACGGTGTCGCAAGCGAGGGGCCGAACTGGGGCTGTCGTGCTACGGCGATCCCGACCGACAGTCGCCGACCGTGACGGCGTTTCACCTGCCGGGGCAAGCGAAACGGATTCAACAGCGGGTTGCGGACGAATCTGACGTTGTTCTGTCGACCGGGCTCGGCGACCTCGCCGACGACATCCTTCGTCTCGGCCACATGGGCTACAACGCCGAGGTCGACAAAGTCGATCGAGCGATGGATGCGGTCGGAGCCGCCCTCGAGTAG
- a CDS encoding NADH:flavin oxidoreductase/NADH oxidase yields the protein MTDLFSSLSLDGYQLPNRIAVSPMCQYSCDPDGLATEWHRVHLGSRAVGGAGIVMTEATAVEPRGRITPHDLGIWSDEHADALAPTTEFIREQGAIPGIQLAHAGHKASKSRPWEGNRPIRPEDGGWETLSPSPDAYPDFGGEPPAMRKADTAAIEGVIDAYREAAARSLEAGFEIAEIHAAHGYLLHEFLSPVTNRRDDEYGGSFENRTRLLREVVRAVDTVWPDEKPLFVRISGTDWLEGRPSWDLEDSVRLAGDLAALGVDLIDVSSGGIHPDQEAPAGPNFQVPLAERIQSERGDEIAVGAVGGITEPEQADALVRNERADLVLVGREFLRDPYFGVHAAAELGAEDADSKWPVQYRRAVSGPSE from the coding sequence ATGACCGATCTCTTTAGCTCGCTCTCGCTGGATGGGTATCAGCTGCCGAACCGAATCGCCGTCTCGCCGATGTGTCAATACTCCTGTGATCCAGACGGGCTGGCGACCGAGTGGCACCGCGTTCACCTCGGGAGCCGCGCCGTCGGCGGGGCCGGAATCGTCATGACCGAAGCCACGGCCGTCGAACCGCGGGGCCGAATTACCCCGCACGATCTGGGTATCTGGAGCGACGAGCACGCCGACGCGCTCGCTCCGACGACCGAATTTATCCGCGAACAGGGGGCTATTCCGGGGATCCAGCTCGCGCACGCTGGCCACAAGGCCAGCAAGTCCCGTCCGTGGGAGGGCAACCGTCCGATCCGCCCCGAAGACGGCGGATGGGAAACGCTGTCGCCCTCCCCCGACGCCTATCCCGACTTCGGCGGTGAACCGCCAGCGATGCGAAAAGCCGACACGGCGGCGATAGAAGGCGTGATCGATGCCTACCGCGAGGCCGCAGCGCGCTCGCTCGAGGCTGGGTTCGAAATCGCGGAGATCCACGCGGCCCACGGCTATCTACTCCACGAGTTCCTCTCGCCGGTGACGAACCGCCGCGACGACGAGTACGGCGGGAGCTTCGAGAACCGGACTCGACTTCTTCGCGAGGTCGTTCGGGCGGTCGATACCGTCTGGCCGGACGAGAAACCGCTGTTCGTTCGGATTTCCGGCACCGATTGGCTCGAGGGCCGGCCGTCGTGGGACCTCGAGGACTCGGTTCGACTCGCGGGCGACCTCGCCGCGCTCGGCGTCGATCTGATCGACGTGAGTTCGGGCGGTATCCACCCCGATCAGGAGGCTCCCGCCGGACCGAACTTCCAGGTCCCGCTCGCCGAGCGGATCCAATCCGAGCGGGGCGATGAGATCGCCGTCGGCGCGGTCGGCGGCATCACCGAACCCGAGCAGGCCGACGCGCTGGTTCGAAACGAACGTGCTGATCTCGTCCTGGTGGGTCGGGAGTTCCTGCGCGACCCGTACTTTGGCGTGCACGCGGCGGCGGAACTCGGAGCCGAAGACGCCGATTCGAAGTGGCCGGTGCAGTACCGACGCGCCGTTTCTGGGCCGAGCGAATAG
- a CDS encoding BtpA/SgcQ family protein, which yields MDFLERFDADRPVLGMVHLPALPGSPGFDGDRGAIRSRALADATALEAGGVDGIVLENFGDTPFYPEDVPDHVIAEMTAQTAAVTATVDVPVGVNVLRNDAEAALSIAAATGASFVRVNVHVGAAATDQGILEGNAHETVRLRERIDADVSILADVHVKHATPVREASIERVALETAERGLADGVIVSGAGTGAETRLEDVERVAETLGALESPVPVLVGSGVTGETVGDCFDAGASGVIVGTALKEGEVTTNPVSRDRVEAVVEAARDGA from the coding sequence ATGGATTTTCTCGAGCGGTTCGACGCCGATCGACCGGTACTCGGAATGGTTCACCTTCCGGCGCTCCCCGGCTCGCCGGGATTCGACGGCGATCGGGGCGCGATTCGGTCTCGAGCGCTCGCAGACGCGACGGCGCTCGAGGCGGGCGGCGTCGACGGAATCGTCCTCGAGAACTTCGGCGACACGCCGTTCTACCCCGAGGACGTTCCCGACCACGTGATCGCGGAGATGACCGCTCAGACGGCCGCGGTGACGGCCACAGTCGACGTTCCCGTTGGCGTCAACGTGCTCAGAAACGACGCCGAAGCCGCGCTATCGATCGCCGCAGCGACGGGCGCGTCGTTCGTCCGCGTCAACGTCCACGTCGGTGCGGCCGCGACCGATCAGGGCATTCTCGAGGGGAACGCTCACGAAACCGTTCGACTTCGCGAGCGGATCGACGCCGACGTATCAATCCTCGCCGACGTCCACGTCAAACACGCAACCCCCGTCAGAGAGGCGTCGATCGAACGGGTCGCACTCGAGACGGCAGAACGCGGGCTGGCGGACGGGGTCATCGTCTCCGGGGCCGGAACGGGAGCCGAAACGCGCCTCGAGGACGTCGAACGGGTCGCAGAGACACTCGGAGCGCTCGAGAGCCCCGTTCCGGTTCTCGTCGGGAGCGGCGTTACGGGCGAGACCGTCGGCGACTGTTTCGACGCTGGCGCGAGCGGCGTGATCGTCGGCACCGCGCTCAAAGAGGGGGAGGTGACGACGAACCCCGTCTCGAGGGACCGAGTCGAAGCGGTCGTCGAGGCGGCTCGAGACGGCGCATAA
- a CDS encoding metallophosphoesterase family protein: MTSTVRSFDAVAFDHRRIDLENYDDVYIVGDVHGCLEDLETLLSILELGERDLAIFVGDLVRKGPDSKAVLERIDASSKLLSVRGNNEQKLLDGDKSLSDFGERERRIMESFPTAISWADGLVVHGGVDPTRAIGDHSSEDVLTMRAPDGDGYDGPFWFEEYDGPPRIFFGHTVLSEPFESESAVGLDTGCVYGGSLTAYDIGRDRFVTVESAGHVNRSDDKIVATDCQ; encoded by the coding sequence GTGACCTCAACTGTCCGTTCGTTCGACGCGGTAGCGTTCGATCATCGGCGGATCGACCTCGAGAACTACGACGACGTCTACATCGTCGGCGACGTGCACGGCTGTCTCGAGGATCTCGAGACGTTGCTTTCGATCCTCGAGCTGGGCGAACGCGACCTCGCGATCTTCGTCGGCGATCTGGTGCGGAAAGGACCCGACAGTAAGGCAGTCCTCGAGCGGATCGACGCGTCGTCGAAGTTACTGTCCGTCCGCGGGAACAACGAACAGAAACTACTCGACGGAGACAAGTCGCTCTCGGACTTCGGCGAGCGCGAGCGCCGGATCATGGAATCGTTTCCGACGGCGATTTCCTGGGCGGACGGTCTCGTCGTTCACGGCGGCGTCGACCCGACCCGAGCGATTGGTGATCACTCCAGCGAGGATGTCCTGACCATGAGAGCGCCCGACGGAGACGGGTACGACGGGCCATTTTGGTTCGAGGAGTATGACGGGCCGCCACGTATCTTCTTCGGACACACCGTTCTCAGCGAGCCATTCGAGAGCGAATCGGCGGTAGGCCTCGACACCGGCTGTGTCTACGGCGGCAGCCTGACGGCGTACGACATCGGTCGGGACCGATTCGTCACCGTCGAATCGGCGGGACACGTGAACCGATCCGACGACAAAATCGTTGCGACCGACTGCCAATGA